A DNA window from Litorivicinus lipolyticus contains the following coding sequences:
- a CDS encoding BMP family lipoprotein: MLRKAFTVAIGAALSLSAAAAELNPAVVYDLGGKNDGSFNQAAFTGAERFADETGVSYRDFEIQNDAQREQALRNFARKGFNPVVAIGFSHGSAVEKVAAEFPDTAFGIVDMVVDQPNVRSILFKEHEGSYLVGLLAGMASTTQKVGFVGGMDIPLIRRFECGYKQGAAAAGASEVFGNMTGNTGAAWNDPVKGGELTKSQIDRGADVVFQAAGGTGFGVLQTAADAGILGIGVDSNQNGLHPGKVLTSMLKRVDNAVYEAFMDYKNDAWSTGFRVLGLAEGGVDWALDENNQALITDEMRAAVETAKNNIINGNISVHDYMSDNSCPL; the protein is encoded by the coding sequence ATGTTGCGCAAAGCCTTTACCGTCGCCATCGGCGCGGCCCTGTCATTGAGTGCGGCAGCTGCCGAACTCAATCCCGCAGTGGTCTACGACCTTGGCGGCAAAAACGACGGATCTTTCAACCAAGCGGCCTTCACGGGCGCCGAGCGTTTCGCAGATGAAACCGGCGTTAGCTACCGCGATTTTGAGATTCAAAACGACGCCCAGCGCGAACAAGCCCTGCGTAACTTCGCGCGCAAAGGCTTTAACCCCGTCGTCGCGATTGGCTTTAGCCACGGTTCAGCCGTTGAAAAAGTCGCCGCTGAATTCCCCGACACGGCCTTTGGCATCGTCGACATGGTCGTTGACCAACCCAACGTGCGCTCGATCCTGTTTAAAGAGCACGAAGGCAGCTACCTCGTCGGCTTGCTGGCGGGCATGGCATCGACCACCCAAAAAGTGGGCTTTGTTGGCGGCATGGATATTCCGCTGATTCGTCGCTTTGAATGTGGCTACAAGCAAGGCGCAGCTGCGGCCGGCGCATCGGAAGTATTCGGCAACATGACCGGTAACACCGGCGCGGCCTGGAATGATCCGGTTAAAGGTGGCGAGTTAACAAAATCACAGATCGATCGTGGCGCTGACGTGGTGTTCCAAGCCGCAGGCGGCACCGGCTTTGGTGTTTTGCAGACCGCAGCCGACGCCGGCATCTTGGGCATTGGCGTTGACTCTAACCAGAACGGCCTGCACCCGGGCAAAGTTTTGACCAGCATGCTCAAGCGTGTCGACAACGCCGTTTACGAAGCCTTCATGGACTACAAAAACGACGCATGGAGCACTGGCTTCCGCGTTTTGGGTCTGGCTGAAGGTGGCGTTGACTGGGCCTTGGACGAAAATAACCAAGCTCTGATCACCGATGAGATGCGTGCCGCAGTCGAAACTGCTAAAAACAACATTATCAACGGTAACATCAGCGTTCACGATTACATGAGCGACAACAGCTGCCCGCTGTAA
- a CDS encoding D-amino acid dehydrogenase translates to MKVAVLGAGITGSTTAYALADKGHEVTVIDRERYSGMDTSFANGGQLSACNAETWNHPSTIAKGIKWLFEKEAPLKMNLMPNWHRYSWFAEFLYAMRHYEKNTVNTVRLALAAREHLTRMASEGDIDFDRTDRGMLHICATQKGFDHGIGVNKLLKKGGLERSVLTPEDIRALEPTLHGDLVGGFFTESDFNGDIHKYCRGLESANKKRGVNYKFEHEIVDLVTKNGVYVTYATGEQDHFDAVVVCAGVGSRAIAAKLGDRINIYPVKGYSITVNMPDQASQDACGWVSLNDDDAKIVTSRLGPDRYRVAGTAEFNGANKDIRADRIKPLLRWTQRHFPGVKTDQVVPWAGLRPMMPDMMPRVMAGSRPGVFYNTGHGHLGWTLSAATAYMVADLVH, encoded by the coding sequence ATGAAAGTTGCTGTCTTAGGCGCCGGAATCACCGGCTCAACCACCGCTTACGCCCTCGCTGACAAAGGCCACGAAGTGACCGTCATTGACCGTGAGCGCTATTCTGGAATGGACACCTCGTTTGCGAACGGCGGCCAGCTGTCCGCCTGCAACGCCGAGACCTGGAACCACCCCTCGACCATCGCCAAAGGCATCAAGTGGCTGTTTGAAAAAGAAGCCCCGCTGAAAATGAACCTGATGCCGAACTGGCACCGTTACTCGTGGTTCGCCGAATTCCTGTACGCCATGCGCCATTATGAAAAGAACACCGTCAACACGGTACGCTTGGCGTTGGCCGCGCGCGAACACCTGACCCGGATGGCCAGCGAGGGCGACATTGATTTTGACCGCACCGACCGCGGCATGCTGCACATCTGTGCCACCCAAAAAGGCTTCGATCATGGCATCGGCGTCAACAAGTTACTGAAGAAAGGCGGGCTGGAGCGCAGCGTGCTGACACCCGAGGACATCCGCGCGCTGGAACCGACGCTGCACGGCGATCTGGTCGGTGGATTTTTTACCGAGTCGGACTTTAACGGCGATATTCACAAGTACTGCCGCGGCCTCGAAAGCGCCAACAAAAAGCGCGGCGTCAACTACAAGTTCGAGCACGAAATCGTCGACCTGGTGACCAAAAACGGCGTCTACGTGACCTATGCCACGGGTGAGCAGGACCACTTCGATGCCGTCGTCGTGTGCGCCGGCGTTGGCAGTCGCGCAATCGCGGCAAAGCTGGGCGATCGCATCAACATATACCCTGTCAAGGGCTACAGCATCACCGTCAACATGCCCGACCAAGCCTCGCAAGACGCCTGTGGCTGGGTCAGCCTGAACGACGACGATGCCAAGATTGTCACCAGCCGCCTTGGGCCGGACCGTTACCGCGTCGCCGGCACCGCCGAGTTCAACGGTGCCAACAAAGACATCCGCGCCGACCGCATCAAGCCGTTGCTGCGCTGGACCCAGCGCCACTTCCCCGGCGTTAAAACCGATCAGGTTGTGCCCTGGGCGGGACTGCGCCCGATGATGCCGGACATGATGCCGCGCGTGATGGCCGGTAGTCGCCCCGGCGTTTTTTACAACACCGGCCACGGCCACCTCGGCTGGACGCTGTCGGCGGCGACCGCTTACATGGTCGCGGATCTGGTTCACTAA